The genomic region ACGCCGACGGCCTTGCCGATCAGCTCGGCCGCCTGACCGTCACCAGCGACATGACGGCGCTAGCCGATGCAGACCTGGTCATCGAGGCTGTGTTCGACGACATAGCGGTCAAGACGGCGCTGTTCCAGCGGCTTGATGGCATCGTCCGCGCAGATGCCATCCTTGCCACCAACACCAGCTATCTCGATCCCGACGCCATTGCCGCAGAAACACTTCATCCACATCGAATCCTCGGTCTGCACTTCTTCTCCCCCGCCAACATCATGCGGCTGGTGGAAGTGGTGAATTGCGCGGAGACGGCACCGGATGCGCTGGCCAGCGCCCTGGCCTTTGCCAAGCGTCTCGGCAAGCTGCCGGTCGTCTGCGGCGTCACCGAAGGCTTCATCGGCAACAGCGTCTTTTCCGCCTACCGCCGGGAGGCCGAGTTCATGCTCGAGGATGGCGCGCTGCCCCACGAGATCGACGAAGCGCTCGAAGCATACGGCTTTCCGATGGGCCTCTTTGCCGTCTACGACATGGCAGGCCTCGAAATCGCCTGGGCCCGCCGCAAGCGTCAGGCGGCAACGCGCAACGCAGATGAACGCTACGTCCCGATTGCCGACCGTCTTTGCGAGGCCGGCCGCTTTGGCCAGAAGTCCGGGCGCGGCTGGTATGCCTACCCGGACGGCAAGCGGACCGTCGATCCCGAAGTGACAGCGTTGATCGAGCGGGTGCGGGCCGAAAAAGGCATCACCCCGCGCAGTTTTTCGTCGGAGGAAATCGTCGCAAGGCTATTGCGGGCCATGGCCGACGAAGGCAAGGCCTTGCTCGAAGGTGGTGTCGCCGCTCGCCCGGGCGACATCGATCTCGTGATGATCAACGGCTACGGCTTCCCGCCTCACAAGGGCGGTCCGATGTTTGCCGCCGGCAATCGCTGAACCCGGTCAGGCCGCGTGCATCAGCGTGAACAGTTCCTGCGCCCGCTTCACGCCCCGAAGCGCATAGCGGCCGACGGAGACGAGATCGTTGCGCTGGGAAACCTCAGCCGCGGCAACGAAGTTCGACGACATCAGCACGTCGCGGTCGACGGAGTGACACATCGAGGCGATGCGGCTGACCTCGTTGACCGCCGGCCCGATGACGGTGAAATCAAGCCGGTCCTGGCTGCCGATATTGCCGTAGAACACTTCTCCGATATGCAGGCCGAGATAGATCTCCGTCACCGGCCTGCCCTCGATCTGCCGCTGGGCATTGAGATTGCGCAACCGCTCCCGCAGCAGCGATTCTGCCTTGAGGGCCGCCGCACAGGCATCGCGCTCGTCACGCGCCTTGAAGATCGCCAGCGTGCCGTCGCCGATCAGCTTCAGCACGTTGCCGCCCGCCTCGTGAATCGACGAGATGACGGCGTCGGCGTAATCGTTGAGCATCGGGATGATCTCGTCGGGCTCTGCCGTATCCGAGATGCGCGTATAGTTGGCGAGATCGGAAAACCACAGGGCCGCCGAGATGCGCTCCGTCTTGCCGCGCGTGATCTTGCCGCCAAGCACATGCTGCGCCGCGTCTTCGCCGAGATAGACTTCGGCGATAGTGCGGGCAATCCGACCGAGCGCCGTGCACTTGATCGCCAGCGCCAGCGCAGGCACCAGCCGGCGCAGCGTGGCGATGTCTTCGTCCGGGAAGCCATC from Rhizobium tumorigenes harbors:
- a CDS encoding adenylate/guanylate cyclase domain-containing protein — translated: MHEKDIADITAWLMQRGLKGATEIDLLSGFCEACSRSGLQLSRGMALMDTLHPVYEGRVFRWDSTEVIEPVFEYGSTNQGIAAENWLKSAFYYLQETMTSEVRRRIGFGDPVDFYTLDVLKDAGVTDFIAFAHPFEDAGTIGDMDCFFAHFATADKDGFPDEDIATLRRLVPALALAIKCTALGRIARTIAEVYLGEDAAQHVLGGKITRGKTERISAALWFSDLANYTRISDTAEPDEIIPMLNDYADAVISSIHEAGGNVLKLIGDGTLAIFKARDERDACAAALKAESLLRERLRNLNAQRQIEGRPVTEIYLGLHIGEVFYGNIGSQDRLDFTVIGPAVNEVSRIASMCHSVDRDVLMSSNFVAAAEVSQRNDLVSVGRYALRGVKRAQELFTLMHAA